The DNA window ATATCTTGACAAAAAAGGAAAACTTTCTATATGTTCATTTCAAATCCCTTAGGAGGAAAAACATATGGCCGGAAGAAAAAGCAGATCGTACACAGTGAATGACGTCAGATTCGTCAAAGAAAATTATGCTACCATGACCGCCTCTCAAATTGCGGAACAACTTGGCATAAGCAAATTTCAGGTATCCAAAATAGTCAGTGAACTTCGTCAATATATCGATCTTCCCAAAAAAACGATCACGAGGATCAACCCCATTCTCCAGTTTCTGGAGGAAGAGGGAATCAAGCCCATTCCCAAGGAAAAAAAGACAAAACAAGGGAAAAAATAAATCCCGGCACACAACCAAGATGTCATGAAGCCCGGCAGGACGGTTGGTCCTGCCGGGCTTCGTCCTTGATGAACCACTCTCCCCGTGGTAGTTATCCCATCTGTTTCGAGCTTCCCTAAAGATAGTTTTTCAGTAGCATCACACTTGAAATTCATCCAATCCACGGGGGATATCAATGGATTTCGAACCGGTCATCGGCCTTGAGGTCCATATCCAACTAAAGACCGCAAGCAAGATCTTCTGCGGGTGTACAACACAATTCGGGGCATCTCCCAACTCCCATACCTGTCCTGTTTGCCTCGGCATGCCCGGGGTCCTGCCTGTCCTCAACCGATCCGTCGTGGATTTCGCCCTCTCTATGGCCCTTGCAACAAACTGCCGCGTCAATCCGAGAAGCGTTTTTGCCCGCAAACATTATTTCTATCCCGATCTCCCCAAGGGATACCAGATATCCCAATACGAGGAACCTCTGGCTGAGCACGGCTGGATAGAGATCGAGGGCGCCCACGGACCAAAAAGGATCGGCATCACGCGCATCCACCTGGAAGAGGACGCAGGGAAGCTCATCCACGATGAGCATCGTCCCGTGAGCTTCGTGGACCTCAACCGGACCGGTGTCCCATTGATCGAGATCGTGAGTGAACCTGAGATAAACTCACCCGAAGAGGCGGCTGATTACCTGAGAAAGATCCGGGAACTGGTGCGCTACCTGGACATCAGCGACGGCAACATGGAGGAGGGAAGCCTCCGCTGCGATGCGAACATCTCGCTGCGACCCGTGGGATCCAAGACATTCGGGGTCAAATCCGAACTCAAGAACATGAATTCGTTCAAAAACGTCCAGAAGGCCCTCGAGTTCGAGATCCGCCGACAAACCACCCTCCTCCTCAACGGCCAGAAGGTGGTCCAGGAGACCCGGCTCTGGGACGTCACACGCGCTGTCACCATATCCATGCGGGGAAAGGAGGAGGCCCATGACTACCGCTATTTCCCCGAGCCGGACCTGGTCCCTGTTCGGGTTGATGCGGAATGGATCGAACGCATACGATCCACGATTCCCGAACTCCCGGACGACAAAAGACGCCGTTTTATCCAAAGCTACGGCATCCCCCCCTATGATGCCGGAGTCCTCACGAGTTCCCGCGCAATCGCTGAATACTTCGAGACATGCGTTTCCCTCTTTCCCAAGCCCAAGACCGTCAGCAACTGGATCATGGTGGAACTCCTTCGGCTCCTGAATGAAGACGCACGCGAAATCGAGGACTGTCCTGTCTCTCCTGCCGGATTGGCGGAACTGCTCGAACTCGTAGAATCGGACAAGATCAGCGGAAAGATGGCCAAGGAGATCCTCGAGGAGGCATACCGGTCGGGTGATTCCCCAAGAAAGATCGTCGAGATGCGGGGACTTTCCCAGGTAAGTGACGACACGGCCTTGCGGGAGGTCGTAAGAAAGGTCATCGAGGATCACCCGCAGGAGGTGGAAAAATACCGCTCGGGAAAGACGAAGGTCCTCGGATTTCTCGTGGGACAGGCCATGAAAGAGACCAGGGGCGCGGCAAACCCCAAGATCCTGAACGCGCTCTTCATCGAGATGCTCTCATGACTTGTCCGGACGAGGCCAGACCCCTCGACCTCCTCGAATCAGAAGGGAAAAGTAGGATCACGCCCCTTGCATGGAGCGGAAGGCGCCTGCATCTTCTGGATCAGAGGCGTCTTCCTTTTGAAGAGACATGGATTTCGTACGATACAGCAGGGGATGTGGCGCAGGCCATTCGGGATATGGTCGTTCGGGGGGCCCCGGCCATAGGGATCACAGCCGCATTCGCAATGGTCCTCTCTGTCAAAAAGGCCGTTTCATCGCCCCAGGCCCAAGGGGTTTCCTTTGATTTCGAAAATTGCGAAAAAGATGCCGAAGCCCTTCGATCCTGCCGCCCGACGGCGGTCAACCTGGCCTGGGCCGTGGACCGCATGCTACGGGCCGTATCAGGGGCGGTCGGCAGACCGGCTCCCGAGATAACTGCCCTATGTGAATCCGAGGCCATGGCCATCTGGATGGAAGACATACGGGCAAACCTCAACATGGGACGACTGGGGGTCGATCTCATCCCCAATGAAGGGGGCGTACTCACCCATTGCAATGCAGGGGCGCTTGCGACTGGGGGATACGGCACTGCCCTCGGGGTCATCCGGGCCGCTGTCACCCAAGGGAAAAGGATCTCGGTCTTTGCCGACGAGACACGTCCATGGCTTCAGGGCTCACGGTTGACCGCATGGGAGCTCGCTCAGGACCGTATCCCGGTCACGCTTATAGCCGATTCGGCCGCTGCCGCCCTCATGGCGCGGGGAGAGATACAGGCAGTAATCGTGGGTGCGGACCGGATCGCAGCAAACGGCGACGTAGCAAACAAAATTGGGACCTACGGACTTGCCTGTCTTGCCAGGGCGCACTCGATCCCCTTTTATGTCGCAGCCCCCTGCTCGACAATCGACCTGGCTACCGCCTCCGGGGATCTCATCCCCATTGAGGAACGGGATCCATCGGAGATCACCCGCTGCGTCGGCTTGTCCGTGGCCCCAGAAGGTGTACAGGCGAGAAATCCGGTCTTTGATGTCACACCGGCGCATCTTATCAGCGCCATCATCACGGAGCGGGCCGTCCTCACCCCACCGTACGAAACGGCCATCCCTTCCCTGTTCAAAAGGCCCTGAAAACTCAACTTCGACGCAGTAAGACCTTTGCCCCCCTTCCCAATCTCAGGACATGGAGGGCGCTCCCTTTGGAGACGGCCACCTCGAGACGATCGTCACTGCCCATCAGGGCAAGAAGCGACCCAGCGGGCACATCAGAATACGTCTGCACAAAGGGACAGATCACACCGCCCACCTCCACCACACCACCATGGCCTTTGAGAAAAGAGGTAACCCCTTGGCGATCGAGATTCGTGACGAGATTTCCGAACCGGTCCTCGTAAACAATCTCCCCCACAAGGGTCTCCCCTTCCGTGTTCGGAACGGGAAGATCGAGGATCACGGGGTGAGGGTGGGGCGGCCCTGATTCTCTGGGATCCATCCCGCACGCGATACGTGCCGCCACTGGCGCAAAGACATCCCGGGCATGAAAAGTCGAGGAAAGAGGCTGCTGGGCGGCAAACCGCTCCATCTCGATCCTATAGGCCTGCCAGCCCTCGCATCGGTGAAAAATCTCGCTTAGAAGGCCGTTATCCGGGGCGACGAAGACACGGCCACCGGCACAAACGACCATGCCTGCCCGTTCAGTCCCGACGCCTGGATCCACCACGCAGATAAAAACCGTACCAACGGGAAAAAATGCATGTGAACATCCGAGGATATAGGCACCTCCAAGGATGTCATGGGGCGGGACATCATGGGTGATATCGATGATGATGGGATCCGGGATGAGACTTACGAGGACCCCTTTTACGATTCCGACATAGGAATCCCTAAGGCCGAAATCACTCAGGAAGGCGATAACGGGCCTCATCTGTGGAATCCTGTGTGGTCCCTTCGTTTACTGGTATTGCGGCGCTCCGGCAAAATGGAGCTGGATCAGCCGATCCTGAAGAAAATGGGAGAAGTCCGAAGCAATCGGACCTGAACCCGTCAGTCAAGTGTCTTCGATATAGAGGTACTCGCCCCTGTTGATCTCGGTTATCTGGACGCTTTCAGGCAACAGGCCCCGCTCGATTCCGGCAAGGACCCGGTACGCATGATCGCGGCTCGAGGCATAGATGTCCAGGGCCGCGTATCCGTTTTCCGGCCATGTATGGATGACTATATTGGCATGTACGGACCTGACTGCGCCGGATACGCCGTACGGCTCGAACTGATGGACCCTTACCTCGGCAACTGGCGAAGTCTCGAAACCATCCTCTTCCGAACTGGCACGGGAAAGGGCCTTTTCGACCTCGCGGGCGTCGGCAAGGATAGAGAAAGGAGACCTCCACATCTCGACGAGAAGGTGGGTAGGCATCCAGTTTCTGACGCTTTCATACGCTACGCCCCGGCCGGCGAGGCGGGCATCCTGCACGGCATGAACCACATTTTGCGCTGTATTCATGGCACAGTACCCCACACTTCAAGGTCAACATTGGCAATTTGCCCGGGAAAACCGCCTGCTACTGACAACATTTGGTCGGGACGAGAGGATTTGAACCTCCGACCCCCTGAACCCCATTCAGGTGCGCTACCAGACTGCGCTACGTCCCGACCGAGCGACCTGGCCCGTTAGAGCCGGAAAACCCTGTATTACTACCATGCGATGCAGGATAACGCAAGAACGGCATCCTAAATCCGTGAGATATGAACTTAACTTGGCAATTTTTCACAATAGCCCGACGTTCGAGGTGTTTGTGGATGGAGGCGCCCATAAACGGGGCTCGAACGGCAAATCCGCCCCCATGGACAGGGGCCATTTGCCGCACAGAACAAATACCCCGGCCGTCGGCTTGTTCTGAAAAATCGCAAGGTGGAATACATAACCCACGGATTCAGGTTGACATTTTGTGTGGATGATGGAAATGTGAGATCGAAGGAGTAAAGCGAAAACGGAAAATGCTCTATATGGGTCCTCATGAAAAGAACATAAAGAAACCGGTTCGCAAAATGCCTTATTCTACAGACTCGTTGGGAGTGAACAATATGAACGAAAAGGCAAAATTTAAAAAATGGCTATGGATAGCTGCAACCGGCTGGTCTTTACTGATATGCGCTTCTTTTGCCTTTAACAGCTGGCAAAGTTGGCAATCCATGTTGGAGCAAGGTAGAAGCGAAGGGGAAATGGCCTTTTTAAAAGACCTTTCCTATCGTCTCTGGAACGCCAGTCATGGCGGGGTCTATGTGCCGGTAACGGAAAGCACACAGCCCAATCCTTATCTTCACGTACCGCTGAGAGATGTCACGACGACCGATGGCCAAAAACTTACCCTGATAAATCCCGAACATATGGCCAGGCTGGTTTTTACCATCGGTGCTGAACGCTATGGCTTCAGGGGGCGTCTCACCAGTCTTAACCCTATAAATCCGGGTAACGCCCCGGACGCATGGGAAAAAAAGGCATTGCAGGCAGTTGAAAAGAACCGTGCCGAGATCACAGAATTTCTGTGGATGGACGGGAAACCCTTCATGCGGTTTATGCGACCCATGATAACAGAAGATGTGTGCCTCAAATGTCACCGCGAGCAAGAATACAAGGTGGGTGATATCCACGGAGGCATCAGTTTATCAGTTCCTATGAGCGATCTCGTATCGAAAGCAAAAGAAAGTATATGGTATCTTGCCTTTGCCCATGGCGCCTTCTTAATTCTCGGTATCTTTGGGCTGATATGGAGTAATAGAAAGATAACTCAATACTTCATTGCCAGCTTGGAATCAGGTGAAAAGGCAAAAGCTGACAGGATCGCACTGCAACAGGAACGGGATATGTTTGTCAGCGGTTCAGTGGTTATTTTCAAGTGGAAAAATCAGGAAAACTGGCCGGTGGAATATGTATCGGCCAATGTAAAGGAGCTGCTTGGCTATACAGCAGATGAGTTTTTACAGGGGGAAGTTCTTTACGCCAGCCTTGTTCACCCGGAAGACATAAAGCGGGTTGCTGATGAAGTCCAAAGCTACAGCCAAAGTCAACTGGAGCGATTCAATCACCAACCCTACAGGCTCATACATAAAAATGGGGATGTAGTTTGGGTGCTGAATTACACCACTATTCTGAGGGATGAAGCAGGAAATATTACTTACTACCTGAGTTATCTTGTAGATATCACCGAATGGAAAAAGTCGGAAGAAGCTCTGCGAGTCAGTAAAGAACGTCTGGATCTGGTCTTGAAAGGAGCGGAGTTGGGGATGTGGGACTGGCACATCCCAAGCGGCAAGATCGTGATAAACGAGCGCTGGGCTGAGATGCTGGGCTACACGCCAGAGGAAATCGAGCCGAAATTAAGCAGTTGGGAGAAATTGGTGCACCCGGATGATCTGGAGAACGTGAAGGCCATTTTGACCGACCATATGGAAGGACGCAGTCCCATTTTCAACACAGTACTTCGCCTGCGGACCAAATCCGGAGAGTGGAAATGGATTCTGGCTGTCGGCAAGGTGCTTGAAAGAGATAAGGATGGCAAGCCGGTACGTATGCTTGGAATACATCAGGACATCACCGAGCGAAAAAAATTGGAAGATTCTCTTAAAAAGCGGGAAGAACAGTTAAGAACCTTAATCAACTCCACACCGGATATTATCTGCTTTAAAGACGGCCAGGGCCGCTGGCTGGAGGCAAACGAAGCCGATCTTAAATTATTCCAGTTGGAGAACGTGGATTATCACGGCAAGAAGGACAGTGACCTGACTAAATACAGCGAGTTTTATCACGACGCCTTTATGACCTGCGAAGCAAGCGATGAGATTGCCTGGCAAAAGGGGACACTGTCGCGCAGTATTGAAATTATTCCCAAACCTGATGGCAGCAAAAGGGTTTATGATGTTATTAAAGTGCCTATTTTTGAAGAAGATGCTTCGCGTAAGGGACTGGTTGTCTTAGGTAGAGATATCACCGAAATGAAAAAGGTGGAGGAACAACTGCACCATGAGCGGGAAAAGCTCTTTGTCACCCTGCAGTCTATTGGCGACGGGGTCATCACCACTGATACCGAAGGCCGGGTCACCTTTATAAATGGTGTAGCGGAACAACTGACCGGCTGGAGCCAGCAGGAGGCTGCCGGTCAGCCCTTATCAGAAGTATTCCATATCATCAACGAAAAAACCGGCGAGCCAGCAGAAAACCCGGTGAGCAAGGTGCTTGCTTCCGGGACAATCATTGGTTTAGCAAACCATACGGCTTTGATCGCGAGAGACGGCACCCAGCGAAGCATCGCCGACAGCGCCGCCCCGATTCTTGATGCACAAGGAAAAGTCATCGGTGTGGTTCTGGTCTTTCGTGATGTGACCGAGAAGAAAAGGATGGAAGAGGAGCGGCTAAAAATCAAAAAGCTCGAATCAGTGGGCGTACTTGCAGGCGGCATTGCCCACGATTTCAATAACATCCTTACTGCCATCCTCGGCAACATCAGCCTTGCAAACATCTATATTGAAAAAGATCATAAGGCGCGTCTCCTGCTGCAGGAGGCGGAAAAGGCCTCTCTCCGGGCCAGGGATCTGACCCAGCAGCTTCTTACCTTTGCCAAAGGGGGTGAGCCGGTCAGAGAAACCACATCCATCAAACAGGTCATCACAGATTCAGCGGATTTTGTCCTTCACGGCAGTAATGTCCGATGTCATTACGCTATTTCGGAGGATCTATGGCTTGTGGATATTGATGCCGGGCAGATGAGCCAGGTTATCCAGAATCTGGTGCTTAACGCTCGGCAGGCCATGCCCGAAGGCGGTGAAATCAAGATAACTTGTGAGAATATCGCAGACATCACCAATGAAACAGGCCTGGGCCTGCCGGGAGAAAAATGGATCAAAATAACCATTGCCGATACCGGCTGCGGCATCCCGGAAAAATATCTCGATAAAATCTTTGATCCCTATTTTACAACCAAGCAGCAGGGAAGCGGCTTAGGGCTTGCAATAACACACTCGATCATCACCAAGCATGACGGCCATATCTTCGTGCAATCAAAACCTGGCGAAGGCACGACCTTTACCATCTATCTGCCTGCTTCCGCCACACAGATATCCAGTGATTCAGTAGAGGAAGCGCAAAAACCGGAAAAAACCGTAAAAGCTACGATACTGATCATGGATGATGAAGAGATGATACTGGATCTGGCCAAAGAGATGCTTTCCCTTGATGGCCATGAGGTCTTGCTGGCCAAAGACGGCAAGGAGGCTATTGCCATATTTAGGGAGCGCTATCACAGCGACAATCCTGTTGATGTCATCATCATGGATTTAATCATTCCCGGCGGCATGGGCGGCAAAGAGGCCATAAAGAAAATCCTGAAAATTGACCCAAATGCAAAAGCTATCGTATCCAGCGGGTATTCGAACGATCCGGTGATGGCGAATTATCACCAGTATGGTTTTAAGGCAGCGCTCGGCAAGCCTTTTAAGATGGCCCGATTACAGGAGACGATAAAATCGGTTTTGGGGTGAAAACACGTTTGGAAATCATGTCTAAAAGTAACAGGGTTGTTAATGTGAGCTGATCAGGGGGAAAGCGTGTGCGGAGACAAATACAAGGCTGATCCATGGAGAAAGGGCGAGAAGGCGAAAAGGGGACCCGTGGAGACATTCAAGGCAAAGGTCGTCCATGCACAATAAAGACGAAAAAAACCAGATGCCATCGGCCTTGGCCTCGGCCGAAAAGGGTTCGTTCTTCCCGGTTTACGTCTTTGTCGGCGAACGCCCCCTCACTGCTCCCCACGTGCGAAAGCTCCTCTACCTTCTCCTGCCCGAGGGAGAACGGGATGCGAATCTCCATGTCTTTGCGGGCGAGACCATGCGGACGGAGGACATAATCGAGGCCCTCCACAACCGTTCACTTTTTGGCGGAAGGAAGGTCATCCTCATCCAGGACCTGCCTTTGCCACATAAGGCCGCGCCTTCCGAAAAGGCATGGTCAAAGGTGTTGAGCGCCATGGATGCAGGAGACGAGGACAAGGCCAAAGGCGAGGCCATCCGCATCCTGGGCCGCCTCGGTGTCTCTCCAGAAGATGTGAAAGGCCTCCCGGAGTCCTCTGCAAAAAAGCTCCTCGCTTGGCCCGAAAGCGAGCCCCTCACCCGCATCCTCTCCCTGCTCGAGGGGATGGATCCCCTGCCTGAAAGACCTTCAGGCCATGACGCCCAGGCCCTCCAGGATTCTCTCATGACATGGCTCTCACAGAACCCGGACCCGGCGGATGCCGTACTCATCATTGAAGTGGAATCAATGGAGAAGAAGGGCCGTTTTTTTGCCGCCCTCTCGAAACACGGCCCTATCATGGACGTAAACCCGCTTGCAGGGGACAAAAAGGCGACGCGGGAATCAGCGGCCTGTTTCGTCCGGGAACGCTGTGCCGAACGCGGCAAAAAGATCATACCCCGGGCCGTGGACCTCCTCCTCGATCTCGTCGGCGACACGGATCGTGTCGCCCTTTCCGCAGAGGTGGAAAAGCTCCTGGCCCACGCAGGCGAAAGTCCGGCCATCGACGTCTCTGATGTGGAAGCGCTCTCCTTGCGACACCGCGACGAGGAGGTCTTCGCCCTCACCGAGGCCGTGGGAAGGCAGGACCTCTCTGCGGCCTTCTCATCCCTTTGCCGCCTTCTTGATCAGGGGATACACCCCCTGGCCCTCTTTCAGGCCTTGTCCGTATTTCTGAGAAGGCTCCTCCTCTTACGAGCCTTTCTCGAAGAGACCCCGGACGCATGCCCCAGGACGCCTTCCTATGCCGAATTCACGCGTGAGGTCATGCCAAGGTTCACGTCCTTTCTTGGGTCCTCCCCTCACCCTGCCGTATCCGGCCTCCATCCCTACGCCCTTTATAAGATCCGGGAATACTCGGGCAAATTTTCGACCGACCGGCTCCTTACGTTGATAAATCGCCTCCCGTCCGTGGACCTGGAGCTGAAGGGGGGGGCATCGTCAGCCAGGCTCGTGTTGGAAAAATTCATCATGGAAAGTATCATGACCACATGACCTTCATGCACGATAACGAACGAAAAGAGGATCTTCAGGGCACGGAGACGAGGCGAATCGCAAGGTTTCTCTTTGAGGGCTCCATGCTCAAGAGGACGTGGGGCACGGGATACGCCTTCCTCGGCCAGGGGCGGGAGTCCGTTGCCGCACACAGCTTTGGACCATGACACCACGCGCCCTGCCCTTAGCCGCCATACTCTTCATCATCTCCTTTCTCATGTCGGCCTGCACCCTCGGATCCCATGCGTCAGGAGACGAAAACCCCCCACCCCCCCTCAAAATCGTCTATTCGGGCAACACCATGGGGTTCCTGGAGCCGTGCCCATCCTGAAAGGGCAAGAAAAACGGTGGCATAGCCCGCCGGGCCCGGTGGATCCGGGAAAATGACCCCAAAAAAACCTCACCCGCCCTGCTCCTCGATGCGGGTGAGACATTCTTTCCGACCTGTGACCCTCCGGACGGTTCCCTCAAGGCCTGTGCCCTCCTTCTTCTCGACAT is part of the Deltaproteobacteria bacterium genome and encodes:
- the mtnA gene encoding S-methyl-5-thioribose-1-phosphate isomerase encodes the protein MTCPDEARPLDLLESEGKSRITPLAWSGRRLHLLDQRRLPFEETWISYDTAGDVAQAIRDMVVRGAPAIGITAAFAMVLSVKKAVSSPQAQGVSFDFENCEKDAEALRSCRPTAVNLAWAVDRMLRAVSGAVGRPAPEITALCESEAMAIWMEDIRANLNMGRLGVDLIPNEGGVLTHCNAGALATGGYGTALGVIRAAVTQGKRISVFADETRPWLQGSRLTAWELAQDRIPVTLIADSAAAALMARGEIQAVIVGADRIAANGDVANKIGTYGLACLARAHSIPFYVAAPCSTIDLATASGDLIPIEERDPSEITRCVGLSVAPEGVQARNPVFDVTPAHLISAIITERAVLTPPYETAIPSLFKRP
- a CDS encoding SAM-dependent chlorinase/fluorinase; the encoded protein is MRPVIAFLSDFGLRDSYVGIVKGVLVSLIPDPIIIDITHDVPPHDILGGAYILGCSHAFFPVGTVFICVVDPGVGTERAGMVVCAGGRVFVAPDNGLLSEIFHRCEGWQAYRIEMERFAAQQPLSSTFHARDVFAPVAARIACGMDPRESGPPHPHPVILDLPVPNTEGETLVGEIVYEDRFGNLVTNLDRQGVTSFLKGHGGVVEVGGVICPFVQTYSDVPAGSLLALMGSDDRLEVAVSKGSALHVLRLGRGAKVLLRRS
- the gatB gene encoding Asp-tRNA(Asn)/Glu-tRNA(Gln) amidotransferase subunit GatB, which produces MDFEPVIGLEVHIQLKTASKIFCGCTTQFGASPNSHTCPVCLGMPGVLPVLNRSVVDFALSMALATNCRVNPRSVFARKHYFYPDLPKGYQISQYEEPLAEHGWIEIEGAHGPKRIGITRIHLEEDAGKLIHDEHRPVSFVDLNRTGVPLIEIVSEPEINSPEEAADYLRKIRELVRYLDISDGNMEEGSLRCDANISLRPVGSKTFGVKSELKNMNSFKNVQKALEFEIRRQTTLLLNGQKVVQETRLWDVTRAVTISMRGKEEAHDYRYFPEPDLVPVRVDAEWIERIRSTIPELPDDKRRRFIQSYGIPPYDAGVLTSSRAIAEYFETCVSLFPKPKTVSNWIMVELLRLLNEDAREIEDCPVSPAGLAELLELVESDKISGKMAKEILEEAYRSGDSPRKIVEMRGLSQVSDDTALREVVRKVIEDHPQEVEKYRSGKTKVLGFLVGQAMKETRGAANPKILNALFIEMLS
- a CDS encoding PAS domain S-box protein → MNEKAKFKKWLWIAATGWSLLICASFAFNSWQSWQSMLEQGRSEGEMAFLKDLSYRLWNASHGGVYVPVTESTQPNPYLHVPLRDVTTTDGQKLTLINPEHMARLVFTIGAERYGFRGRLTSLNPINPGNAPDAWEKKALQAVEKNRAEITEFLWMDGKPFMRFMRPMITEDVCLKCHREQEYKVGDIHGGISLSVPMSDLVSKAKESIWYLAFAHGAFLILGIFGLIWSNRKITQYFIASLESGEKAKADRIALQQERDMFVSGSVVIFKWKNQENWPVEYVSANVKELLGYTADEFLQGEVLYASLVHPEDIKRVADEVQSYSQSQLERFNHQPYRLIHKNGDVVWVLNYTTILRDEAGNITYYLSYLVDITEWKKSEEALRVSKERLDLVLKGAELGMWDWHIPSGKIVINERWAEMLGYTPEEIEPKLSSWEKLVHPDDLENVKAILTDHMEGRSPIFNTVLRLRTKSGEWKWILAVGKVLERDKDGKPVRMLGIHQDITERKKLEDSLKKREEQLRTLINSTPDIICFKDGQGRWLEANEADLKLFQLENVDYHGKKDSDLTKYSEFYHDAFMTCEASDEIAWQKGTLSRSIEIIPKPDGSKRVYDVIKVPIFEEDASRKGLVVLGRDITEMKKVEEQLHHEREKLFVTLQSIGDGVITTDTEGRVTFINGVAEQLTGWSQQEAAGQPLSEVFHIINEKTGEPAENPVSKVLASGTIIGLANHTALIARDGTQRSIADSAAPILDAQGKVIGVVLVFRDVTEKKRMEEERLKIKKLESVGVLAGGIAHDFNNILTAILGNISLANIYIEKDHKARLLLQEAEKASLRARDLTQQLLTFAKGGEPVRETTSIKQVITDSADFVLHGSNVRCHYAISEDLWLVDIDAGQMSQVIQNLVLNARQAMPEGGEIKITCENIADITNETGLGLPGEKWIKITIADTGCGIPEKYLDKIFDPYFTTKQQGSGLGLAITHSIITKHDGHIFVQSKPGEGTTFTIYLPASATQISSDSVEEAQKPEKTVKATILIMDDEEMILDLAKEMLSLDGHEVLLAKDGKEAIAIFRERYHSDNPVDVIIMDLIIPGGMGGKEAIKKILKIDPNAKAIVSSGYSNDPVMANYHQYGFKAALGKPFKMARLQETIKSVLG
- a CDS encoding S-adenosylmethionine decarboxylase, which codes for MNTAQNVVHAVQDARLAGRGVAYESVRNWMPTHLLVEMWRSPFSILADAREVEKALSRASSEEDGFETSPVAEVRVHQFEPYGVSGAVRSVHANIVIHTWPENGYAALDIYASSRDHAYRVLAGIERGLLPESVQITEINRGEYLYIEDT
- a CDS encoding MarR family transcriptional regulator translates to MAGRKSRSYTVNDVRFVKENYATMTASQIAEQLGISKFQVSKIVSELRQYIDLPKKTITRINPILQFLEEEGIKPIPKEKKTKQGKK